The Candidatus Krumholzibacteriota bacterium region CGGGCCACGCGTATCGATATCGATGGTGAATCGGCGCATGCCGGACCATATCGGGCGGGTGACGTGCTGCACGACCGATCGCAGAGAGGAGACCTATCGCCGAGACCCTTGACGTCAGCGAGTAACCGATTCAATCGTTCCGTTCGCATGTTCTTTCGAAAGGCCAGGAATCACGATGTCCAAGAACATCTATGTCGGGAACCTTCCCTTCAATACCACTGACGACCAGCTCGGCGACGTCTTCCGTCCCTACGGCTCCGTCTCTTCCGCACGCGTGATCCGCGACCGGATGACCGACCGCTCGCGCGGTTTCGGTTTCGTGGAGATGGACAACGACGACGAGGCCGAGAAGGCCATCGCCGAGACGAACGGCAAGGAAATGGACGGCCGCCAGCTTCGCGTCAGCGAGGCCCGTCCGCGCAACGACCGCGGCGGCATGGGCGGCGGCGGCGGACGCAACTACTAGGATCGCCGCCGGTCTGGACACCGTCCGGCACGAACGCTCACGGGCGCGGGTTATCGACCCGCGCCCGTTCTTCGTCTGCACAGCGAAAAAGCGTCCCGCGGTCTCCCGCGGGACGCTCGTTTTCATGGCGGGGCCGACGAGACTCGAACTCGCGACCTCCGGCGTGACAGGCCGGCGTTCTAACCAAACTGAACTACGACCCCGCCCGTATCTTCGTTTCCATTCCCGGCGCCGCCGGGGTAAACCAAAAATTGGCAGTTATTCCCTGCCAATCGCCTCTATTGTATAACAGTCGCCCCCACCCCTGTCAATCTGATTTTTCTTTTCCCAGCAGCCTCCCGACGGCGGCGGCCGCCGCGTCCCAGGTCCCCCGCGTCACGACGACCGTCCGGCGACGCTCTCCTTCCGCCCAGGGCCAGCCGGCGACCACGAGAACGCGCGCGTAGCCGCACGCCTCCTCGACGGCGGCCGGCGTGACGGGCCGGCGGCAGAACAGCACGCATGCGTCGGGTGACGCGCCGCCGGGAAGGTCGACGATACGGAGCCGCCTCGTTTCGCCCGTTTCGGGGGCGCGGAAGACCGGCCCGACCGTGCCCGGCGGTTTCGAACCGGCGGGAAGGGCGCCCGCCGAGTTCGCCGCGCCGAGCAGGAGCCTCGCGAACCGTGAAACCACGGGGCCGCGAAGATCCTCCTCCTCCCCCGCGAACCGGAAGGAGCTGACGGTCGGAAGCGGGCCGCGCACCTCGATCGCCTCGGCGGCCGCCTCGTCATCGGCCGCCGGAATCGCCGCGGCGTCGCCCGTCTCGACGGCCGGCGGCAGGCCCTCCGCGCGCCGCCGCAGGGCGTGCAGGCGCCCGAGCGCGTCCTCGTGCCGCGGCCCCGCGAGGAGGGCGGGATCGAGGGTCCCCGATTTTAGGGCCGATTCGAGAGCGGCGGCCGCCTGCCCGATCGGCGCGGAGAAGAGGAGCAGGTCGCTCCCCGCCTCGATGGCCGCTCCGGCTGCCGCCGCGGCGTCGCCGCCGGCTCCTGCCATCTCGAGCGCGTCGGTGACGATCGCCCCGCCGAATCCCATGTCGCGCCGCAGCAGGCCGTCGACGATCTCCGGGTCGAGGGACGCGGGCCGCGTGCGCCCTCGCGGGGCGACATGGGCCGTCATCACGGCGTCGGCGCCCGCGGCGATCCCCGCGGCGAAGGGCAGGATATCGCGTTCGCGCAGCTCGGCGAGCGTGCGCGACAGGACGGGCAGGGTCAGGTGCGAGTCGCGCGAGGCGGATCCGTGGCCGGGAAAATGCTTGATGCAGGAAAGGACGTCCCGCCGGTAGATGCCGACGGCCTCGCGGACGAGATCGGCCGTTTCCGCCTCGCCGGCGCCGAACGAGCGGACGCCGATGACCGGATTGAGTCGTTCCTCGCCGGTGTCCGCGAGGGGACCGAGGAGGAAATCGACGCCCAGGGCGCGCATCCTCGCCGCGCTCGAGCGGTAGACGGCCAGGCGGACCGGGGAGGAGCAGCACGCGAGGGCCGACTGCGTCGGGGGCGCCCCGGCCGCCGCCGCGAGCACGGAGATCCGGCCGCCCTCCTGGTCGGCCAGAACGAGCGGGGCGTCGCCGCCGGCCCCGACGACCGTCTCCCGCGTCTCCTCCACCAGCCGCCGGACACCGGGCCCGTCGGCGACGTTCCGGGCGAAGAGGACGATCCCCGCCGGGCGAAGCGCGTGGAGGAGCCGTCGCTCGTCGCCGGTGAGCGCCAGGCCCCCGAGGCCGACCGCGACGCGCGAGAACAGGCGCCGCATCAGTTCGTTCTGCATGATCGCCCCGGTTTCCGCCCTCAGTGGTAGACCCGCCCGATGGTGGCGCCGGGGTAGTAGTGGGCAACGATCTCCTCGGCGCCGTGCCCCGCCGTCGCCATCCCGATCGCCCCGGTCTGGCAGAGCCCCACGCCGTGGCCGTTGCCGCCGCCGACGAGGTCGACGCTCTCGACCGTCCCGTGACGCTTCGCGACCGTCATCTTGAACATCGTGCTCTTCAGGATCGCCCCGTTCGCGTTCGGCGGCCGGAGCACCCACCTGATGCGGTCGCCCGCCACGGTGTACCGCCCCGTGTCCGTGACGATCTCGATGGCCATGGCGCGGCCGCTCGGCGAGGTCTCGAGCACGGCGATGTCCCGGATCGTCGTCGACCGGGGAAGCGGCGTGCCGAGCTCGGCCGGAATCGTCTCGAGGAGGGTCCGGCGGAGCTCGTCGCCGCTCCAGTGCACGCGCCAGCGGAAGTG contains the following coding sequences:
- a CDS encoding glycoside hydrolase family 3 protein, which produces MQNELMRRLFSRVAVGLGGLALTGDERRLLHALRPAGIVLFARNVADGPGVRRLVEETRETVVGAGGDAPLVLADQEGGRISVLAAAAGAPPTQSALACCSSPVRLAVYRSSAARMRALGVDFLLGPLADTGEERLNPVIGVRSFGAGEAETADLVREAVGIYRRDVLSCIKHFPGHGSASRDSHLTLPVLSRTLAELRERDILPFAAGIAAGADAVMTAHVAPRGRTRPASLDPEIVDGLLRRDMGFGGAIVTDALEMAGAGGDAAAAAGAAIEAGSDLLLFSAPIGQAAAALESALKSGTLDPALLAGPRHEDALGRLHALRRRAEGLPPAVETGDAAAIPAADDEAAAEAIEVRGPLPTVSSFRFAGEEEDLRGPVVSRFARLLLGAANSAGALPAGSKPPGTVGPVFRAPETGETRRLRIVDLPGGASPDACVLFCRRPVTPAAVEEACGYARVLVVAGWPWAEGERRRTVVVTRGTWDAAAAAVGRLLGKEKSD
- a CDS encoding RNA-binding protein; its protein translation is MSKNIYVGNLPFNTTDDQLGDVFRPYGSVSSARVIRDRMTDRSRGFGFVEMDNDDEAEKAIAETNGKEMDGRQLRVSEARPRNDRGGMGGGGGRNY